One genomic segment of Blattabacterium sp. (Blaberus giganteus) includes these proteins:
- a CDS encoding YgcG family protein: protein MKKIVRSLLIILIIFCANFGQGQLYVPEFTKKIYPVQDYAGVLSKKQIEKLNQKLISYSKITSTEILIPIIQDLHGEDPNLLASKWGEKWKIGKYHKNNGIIILLSIHDRKISIQNGYGIEPYITDFLTMKIIKKMKPMLKNNLYYQAIDYGTQEIFQILKNKYQKKHKNNKIFSIWNLLTNISIFLIIFFLFYFFLIKRTTNVSLSTLFLTNFLFRNQNYHNDDDDNFDGFGGGGNFGGGGGSSSW, encoded by the coding sequence ATGAAAAAAATTGTTCGATCTCTTTTAATTATTTTGATAATATTTTGTGCAAATTTTGGACAAGGACAATTGTATGTACCTGAATTTACAAAAAAAATATATCCTGTACAGGACTACGCAGGAGTTTTATCCAAAAAACAAATCGAAAAATTAAATCAAAAACTGATTTCATATTCTAAAATTACATCAACAGAGATTTTAATTCCTATTATTCAGGATCTTCATGGAGAAGATCCAAATTTATTAGCTTCTAAATGGGGAGAAAAATGGAAAATTGGAAAATATCATAAAAATAATGGCATAATTATATTGTTATCCATTCATGATAGAAAAATATCTATTCAAAACGGATACGGAATTGAGCCTTATATTACCGATTTTCTAACTATGAAGATTATTAAAAAAATGAAACCTATGTTAAAAAATAATCTTTATTATCAAGCTATAGATTATGGAACTCAAGAAATATTTCAAATTTTAAAAAATAAATATCAAAAAAAACATAAAAATAATAAAATTTTTTCCATATGGAATTTATTAACCAACATTAGTATTTTTTTGATAATATTTTTTTTATTTTATTTCTTCTTAATAAAAAGAACAACAAACGTTTCATTATCCACGTTATTTTTAACAAATTTTTTATTCAGAAATCAAAATTATCATAATGACGACGATGATAATTTTGATGGATTTGGAGGTGGAGGAAATTTCGGAGGAGGAGGTGGAAGTAGTAGTTGGTAA
- a CDS encoding valine--tRNA ligase yields MDIPIKYDSKSVEKKRYHYWMKKNYFSSYPDERIPYTIVMPPPNITGILHIGHMLNNTIQDVLIRYARMKGYNTCWIPGTDHASIATEAKVVHQLKKRGLSKILIGREKFLYHVLEWSKKHKNMIFDQLKKLGCSCDWNRTQFTMSKQLSQSVTKVFMDLYEKGYIYRDYHVVNWDPDARTTLSDEEVLYKEHVGKLYYLKYKIKGENNYVIVATTRPETIFGDTAICFHPEDSRYYHLKDKYAKIPIVNRYIPIIQDSYVDPNFGTGCLKITPAHDRYDKNIADKHKLDIIDIFNENATLNDKGLHYKGMDRFKVRKEIIEELKKLEVIKNIEKFNHKVGFSERTLSVIEQRLSIQWFLKMKKMSIPAMEAVKNGDIQFYPKKFKKIYFKWMSQIRDWNISRQLWWGHRIPVYYYGKKLDDFVVAENLEKALEKARHKSKNRYLSHNEIWQDPDVLDTWFSSWLLPLSVFDGISHPYNHEIFYYYPTEEIVTGSDILFFWVARMIMSGFLLQNHKPFKRVYFTGIIRDYKNNKISKSLNNSPNPIDLINQYGADAIRMGLMLHNSAGKDFHFEKKICLQGRNFSNKIWNAFRLIQSWEVIKNQDVPDSSSLAIQWLKNRFYYILDIFENSFQKYKLDESLMILYKFIWYDFCSYYLEIIKPICGNKFISETVYLNTVKFFENILKLLHPYMPFISEEIWNLIKKRETKEALIISSWPKKKLYDHDILVSFRQATEIISKVRNIRNRNHISHQESLILFYMIKKEKKERKYDSIILKLANLDKIIPVLKEPKNVPFFSFFLNTDQFFLSYKDEKKCNLNHHIDIVKIENKIQYLNNLLSIVRKNLYNNKYVTSVSKSLLFKERKKENDTLNKITRLKEYLEYLKKIR; encoded by the coding sequence ATGGATATTCCAATTAAATATGATTCCAAATCAGTGGAGAAAAAAAGATATCATTATTGGATGAAAAAAAATTATTTTTCGTCTTATCCAGACGAAAGAATTCCTTATACTATAGTGATGCCTCCTCCAAATATAACTGGAATTCTTCATATAGGACATATGCTTAATAATACAATACAGGATGTTTTGATTAGATATGCTAGAATGAAAGGATATAATACTTGTTGGATTCCAGGAACGGATCACGCATCCATTGCTACGGAAGCTAAAGTAGTTCATCAATTGAAAAAAAGAGGATTATCCAAGATTTTGATAGGAAGAGAAAAATTTTTGTATCATGTTTTGGAATGGTCAAAAAAGCATAAGAACATGATTTTTGATCAACTTAAAAAATTGGGATGTTCATGCGATTGGAATCGGACTCAATTTACGATGAGTAAACAATTATCTCAATCTGTAACAAAAGTTTTCATGGATTTGTATGAAAAGGGGTATATATATAGAGATTATCATGTTGTTAATTGGGATCCAGATGCTAGGACTACTCTTTCTGATGAAGAAGTTCTTTATAAAGAACATGTTGGAAAACTTTATTATTTGAAATATAAAATCAAAGGAGAAAATAATTATGTGATTGTAGCTACGACTCGTCCTGAAACCATATTTGGTGATACAGCTATTTGTTTTCACCCAGAGGATTCCCGTTATTATCATTTGAAAGATAAATATGCTAAAATTCCAATTGTAAATAGATATATTCCAATTATACAAGATTCATATGTAGATCCAAATTTTGGAACTGGATGTTTGAAAATTACTCCGGCTCATGATAGATATGACAAAAATATAGCAGATAAACATAAATTAGATATCATAGATATTTTCAATGAAAATGCAACTTTGAATGATAAAGGACTTCATTATAAAGGAATGGATCGTTTTAAAGTAAGAAAAGAAATTATTGAGGAACTCAAAAAATTGGAAGTAATAAAAAATATAGAAAAATTTAATCATAAAGTGGGTTTTTCTGAACGAACTTTATCAGTAATAGAACAGAGATTATCTATTCAATGGTTTTTAAAAATGAAAAAAATGTCAATTCCTGCTATGGAAGCTGTAAAAAATGGAGATATTCAATTTTATCCAAAAAAATTTAAGAAAATTTATTTTAAATGGATGAGTCAAATTCGTGATTGGAATATTTCTAGACAATTATGGTGGGGACATCGTATTCCTGTCTATTATTATGGAAAAAAACTTGATGATTTTGTAGTTGCAGAAAATTTAGAAAAAGCATTAGAAAAAGCAAGACATAAAAGTAAAAATCGATATTTAAGTCACAATGAAATATGGCAGGATCCAGATGTTTTAGATACTTGGTTTTCTTCTTGGTTATTACCTTTATCTGTATTTGATGGAATTTCCCATCCTTATAATCATGAAATTTTTTATTATTATCCTACTGAAGAAATAGTGACAGGTTCAGATATATTATTTTTTTGGGTTGCACGTATGATTATGTCTGGTTTTTTATTACAAAATCATAAACCATTTAAAAGGGTTTATTTTACTGGAATTATTAGAGACTATAAAAACAATAAAATATCAAAATCATTAAATAATTCTCCAAATCCTATAGATTTAATTAATCAATATGGGGCGGATGCTATTCGTATGGGATTGATGCTTCACAATAGTGCGGGAAAGGATTTTCATTTTGAAAAAAAAATATGTTTACAAGGAAGAAACTTTTCTAATAAAATATGGAATGCTTTTCGTTTAATTCAAAGTTGGGAAGTAATAAAAAATCAAGATGTTCCTGATTCTTCTTCTCTTGCTATTCAGTGGTTAAAAAATCGTTTTTATTATATTTTGGATATTTTTGAAAACTCATTCCAAAAGTATAAATTAGATGAATCATTAATGATTTTATATAAGTTTATTTGGTACGATTTTTGTTCTTATTATCTTGAGATTATTAAACCTATTTGTGGAAATAAATTTATATCAGAAACAGTCTATTTAAATACTGTTAAATTTTTTGAAAATATATTAAAATTATTACATCCATATATGCCTTTCATATCAGAAGAAATTTGGAATCTTATTAAAAAAAGAGAGACAAAAGAAGCTCTAATTATTTCTTCTTGGCCTAAAAAAAAATTATATGATCATGATATTTTAGTTTCTTTCAGACAAGCGACTGAAATCATATCTAAAGTTCGTAATATTAGGAATCGTAATCATATTTCTCATCAAGAAAGTCTTATTTTATTTTATATGATAAAAAAAGAAAAAAAAGAGAGAAAATATGATTCCATTATATTAAAATTAGCGAATTTAGATAAAATAATTCCTGTATTAAAAGAACCCAAAAATGTCCCGTTTTTTTCTTTTTTTTTAAATACAGATCAATTTTTTTTATCCTATAAAGATGAAAAAAAATGTAATTTGAACCATCATATAGATATTGTAAAAATTGAAAATAAAATTCAATATTTGAATAATTTATTGTCTATTGTTAGAAAAAATTTATATAACAATAAATATGTGACTTCTGTATCAAAGAGTTTACTTTTTAAAGAAAGAAAAAAAGAGAATGATACACTAAATAAAATTACTAGACTCAAGGAATACTTGGAGTATTTAAAAAAAATTAGATAA
- a CDS encoding dihydrofolate reductase, with product MKIVLIAAISENGFIGKNNQLMWHLPNDLKRFKNLTMGETIIMGRKTFESIGKILPKRKNIILTKNKMNFLYLKNKKNIRIVSSIKEIENLTCKKIFVIGGEKTYASTIEKANIIELTLIHKKFHGDTKFPKIDTKKWKKTCEFVYEKDKYHLFNYSFIRFERKK from the coding sequence ATGAAAATTGTTTTGATTGCTGCTATTTCAGAAAATGGATTTATAGGAAAAAATAATCAATTAATGTGGCATTTACCTAATGATTTAAAACGTTTTAAAAATTTAACTATGGGAGAGACAATTATAATGGGAAGAAAAACCTTCGAATCCATTGGAAAAATACTTCCAAAAAGAAAAAATATTATACTAACAAAAAATAAAATGAATTTTTTATACTTGAAAAATAAAAAAAATATTAGAATTGTTTCTTCTATCAAAGAAATAGAAAATTTAACATGCAAAAAAATATTTGTTATAGGAGGAGAAAAGACATATGCCTCTACAATTGAAAAAGCAAATATCATAGAATTAACATTAATTCATAAAAAATTTCATGGAGACACAAAATTTCCAAAAATAGACACAAAAAAATGGAAAAAAACGTGTGAATTTGTTTACGAAAAAGATAAATATCATTTATTTAACTACAGTTTTATTAGATTTGAAAGAAAAAAATAA
- a CDS encoding bifunctional nuclease family protein codes for MDKFIRLSIRGISLSQIQSGIYVLLLEEESGRIKLPIIIESLQAQSIAYALGKRDLSRSFTHDLFLSFAKEFHIILKAVVIYKLVNGIFFSYILLEGNGIEEEGKIKKKEHKIDSKTSDAVALAVRFQAPIYTTREIFDKAGIYFENGSSNDTTETSMENSGILFFKEKSQQDLENMTERDLNALLNHAVINECYELAARIKKELDRRE; via the coding sequence ATGGATAAGTTTATTAGATTATCTATACGGGGAATATCCTTAAGTCAAATACAATCTGGTATATATGTTTTATTGCTTGAAGAAGAATCTGGAAGAATAAAACTTCCAATTATTATAGAGAGTTTACAGGCTCAATCTATTGCTTATGCTTTGGGAAAAAGAGATCTATCCAGATCTTTCACACATGATTTATTTCTTTCTTTTGCAAAAGAATTTCATATTATATTAAAAGCTGTAGTTATATATAAATTAGTAAATGGAATATTTTTTTCTTATATTTTATTGGAAGGGAATGGCATAGAAGAAGAAGGAAAAATAAAGAAAAAAGAACACAAAATAGATTCTAAAACATCGGACGCAGTTGCTTTAGCTGTGCGTTTTCAAGCTCCAATTTATACAACAAGAGAAATTTTTGATAAAGCGGGCATTTATTTTGAAAATGGATCATCTAATGATACGACTGAAACAAGTATGGAAAATAGTGGGATTCTTTTTTTTAAAGAAAAAAGTCAACAAGATTTAGAAAATATGACAGAAAGAGATTTGAATGCTTTATTAAATCATGCAGTAATCAATGAATGTTATGAGCTTGCTGCACGAATAAAAAAAGAATTAGATAGAAGAGAATAA
- a CDS encoding pyruvate dehydrogenase complex E1 component subunit beta — translation MKEKSFREVIAEAMSEEMRRDDSIYLMGEEVAQYNGAYKASKGMLEEFGPKRIIDTPISELGFSGIGVGSAMNGCRPIIEFMTFNFSLVAMDQIINNAAKIRYMSGGQWNIPIVFRGPTGYAGQLGATHSQSFESWYASCPGLKVVIPCNPYDAKGLLKSAIRDNNPVIFMESEQMYGDKMMIPDEEYIIPIGKAEVKKEGTDISLVSFGKIMKIALNVAYKLDQENISVEVIDIRTIRPLDYESILFSVKKTNRLVILEESWPFSSIASEVSYFIQKKAFDYLDAPIYRISLLDTPAPYAYNLIKTWFPNEEKIISAIKKTLYLKF, via the coding sequence ATGAAAGAAAAAAGTTTCCGTGAAGTTATAGCAGAAGCTATGAGTGAAGAAATGAGAAGAGATGATAGTATTTATCTCATGGGCGAAGAAGTTGCTCAATACAATGGAGCTTATAAAGCTTCTAAAGGAATGCTAGAAGAATTTGGACCAAAAAGAATTATTGATACTCCCATATCAGAATTAGGATTTTCTGGAATAGGAGTTGGATCTGCTATGAATGGATGTAGACCTATTATTGAGTTCATGACTTTTAATTTTTCTTTAGTTGCTATGGATCAAATAATCAATAATGCTGCAAAAATACGCTATATGAGTGGAGGACAATGGAATATTCCTATTGTTTTTAGAGGTCCTACTGGCTATGCTGGACAATTAGGGGCTACACACTCTCAATCTTTTGAAAGTTGGTATGCAAGTTGTCCTGGATTAAAAGTAGTAATTCCATGCAATCCTTATGATGCAAAAGGTCTTTTAAAATCTGCTATCAGAGATAATAATCCAGTAATTTTTATGGAATCTGAACAAATGTATGGAGATAAAATGATGATTCCAGATGAAGAGTATATTATACCTATAGGAAAAGCAGAAGTCAAAAAAGAAGGAACCGACATAAGTTTAGTCTCTTTCGGAAAGATTATGAAAATAGCTTTAAATGTAGCATATAAATTAGATCAAGAAAATATTAGTGTAGAGGTCATAGATATTCGTACTATTCGTCCTTTAGACTATGAATCCATCTTATTTTCTGTAAAAAAAACTAATCGTTTAGTGATTTTGGAAGAATCATGGCCTTTTTCATCTATCGCTTCCGAAGTTTCATATTTTATACAAAAAAAAGCATTTGATTATCTTGATGCTCCTATTTATAGGATATCTTTGTTAGATACACCTGCTCCTTATGCTTATAATTTGATAAAAACTTGGTTTCCTAATGAAGAAAAAATAATCAGCGCCATAAAAAAAACTCTTTATTTAAAATTTTGA
- the metF gene encoding methylenetetrahydrofolate reductase [NAD(P)H], producing the protein MKVTEHIDKAKKSLFSFEILPPLRGRDIKDIFSTLDPLMEFCPPFIDVTYHREEFIYVEKDNGLLQRRKISRRPGTVGICAAIMNKYGIDAVPHLICGGFSKQMTENALIDLNFLGIDNVLVLRGDPLKSENSFFAQKDGHKYAAELVKQVKNLNIGKYLDKTFVEKKKSTLFDFCIGVAGYPEKHLEAPNIESDLFFLKKKVEAGADYIVTQMFFDNKKFFSFVKKCRLEGISVPIIPGLKPISSKKQLNGLPSRFNLNIPNELVKEVEKEKDKKNVFHIGIEWAIHQSKELKNSGVEVIHYYTMDRPENIYKIVQAVY; encoded by the coding sequence ATGAAAGTGACTGAGCATATAGATAAAGCAAAGAAAAGTTTATTTTCTTTTGAAATATTACCCCCTTTGAGAGGACGTGATATTAAAGATATTTTTTCTACTTTAGATCCATTAATGGAATTTTGTCCTCCATTTATAGATGTAACTTACCATCGTGAAGAATTCATTTATGTAGAAAAAGATAATGGACTTTTACAAAGAAGAAAAATTTCAAGACGTCCAGGGACCGTAGGAATTTGTGCAGCTATTATGAATAAATATGGAATAGACGCAGTTCCTCATCTAATCTGTGGAGGATTTAGTAAGCAAATGACGGAAAATGCTTTAATAGATCTAAATTTTTTAGGGATTGATAATGTGTTGGTTCTCCGAGGTGATCCTCTAAAATCTGAAAATAGTTTTTTTGCACAAAAAGATGGACACAAATACGCTGCAGAACTTGTAAAACAAGTTAAAAATTTAAATATAGGAAAATATCTTGATAAAACTTTTGTTGAAAAGAAAAAATCTACATTATTTGATTTTTGTATTGGAGTCGCAGGATATCCGGAAAAACATTTGGAAGCTCCAAATATAGAAAGTGACTTGTTTTTTCTGAAAAAAAAAGTAGAAGCAGGAGCTGATTATATTGTGACTCAAATGTTCTTCGACAATAAAAAATTTTTTTCTTTCGTAAAAAAATGCAGATTAGAAGGAATTTCTGTTCCTATCATCCCTGGTCTAAAACCTATTTCTTCGAAAAAACAATTAAACGGGTTACCCTCTAGATTTAATTTAAATATTCCTAATGAATTGGTTAAAGAAGTAGAAAAAGAAAAAGATAAAAAAAATGTATTTCATATTGGAATTGAATGGGCAATTCATCAATCTAAAGAATTAAAAAACTCTGGAGTAGAAGTGATTCATTATTATACCATGGATCGACCAGAAAATATTTACAAAATTGTTCAAGCTGTTTATTAA
- the serS gene encoding serine--tRNA ligase, whose amino-acid sequence MLQISFIRRNKEKILLGLEKRNFHKLYLINEILILDEKKKIIQNILNKKLEKENLISKKIGKILSLHNNDYQIQSLKEKSVFLKKERKSVNIRLEKISEILKKKLNQIPNVPDEKVKKDSNDLLLQEGEIHSSIVDPLPHWELSKKFCLFDSNLGTKICGSGFSVYMGKGAKLQRSLIQYFLDQNIQASYKEYNLPYLINEKSGYATGQIPDKENQMYFIEKDNFYLIPTGEVPIMNCYRDKIFTDLDLPIKATTYTSCFRREAGSYGSKVRGLNRLHQFDKVEIIQITTQNSSSFSLNEMILHVKSILKSLNLPFRLVRLSGSDLGFSSSITYDFEVYSIAQKKWLEVSSISNCTNFQSNRLHLRYKTITGNIELCHTLNGSALALPRIMAALLENNQTKNQINIPKVLVPYTKFDHIK is encoded by the coding sequence ATGCTTCAAATCTCTTTCATACGAAGAAACAAAGAAAAAATTTTATTGGGATTAGAAAAACGTAATTTTCATAAATTATATTTAATAAATGAAATATTAATTTTAGACGAAAAAAAAAAAATAATTCAAAATATTTTAAATAAAAAATTAGAAAAAGAAAATTTAATATCAAAAAAAATAGGGAAAATTTTAAGTTTACATAATAATGATTACCAAATCCAATCTTTGAAAGAAAAATCTGTCTTCCTAAAAAAAGAAAGAAAAAGTGTTAATATTCGATTAGAAAAAATTTCAGAAATTTTAAAAAAAAAATTAAATCAAATTCCTAATGTTCCAGATGAAAAAGTAAAAAAAGATTCTAATGATCTTCTTCTTCAAGAAGGAGAGATTCATTCTTCCATTGTAGATCCTTTACCCCATTGGGAATTATCAAAAAAATTTTGTTTATTTGATTCAAATTTGGGAACAAAAATATGTGGATCTGGTTTTTCAGTTTATATGGGAAAAGGAGCAAAATTACAAAGAAGTTTAATTCAATATTTTCTAGATCAAAATATACAAGCTTCGTACAAAGAATATAACTTACCTTATCTTATTAATGAAAAATCTGGATATGCTACGGGACAAATTCCAGATAAAGAAAATCAAATGTATTTCATAGAAAAAGATAATTTTTATTTGATTCCTACTGGAGAAGTTCCTATTATGAATTGTTATAGAGATAAAATTTTTACAGATTTAGATCTTCCTATTAAAGCAACTACTTATACTTCTTGCTTTAGAAGAGAAGCAGGTTCTTATGGATCTAAAGTTAGAGGGTTAAATCGATTACACCAGTTTGATAAAGTTGAAATTATTCAAATAACTACACAAAATTCTTCTTCTTTTTCTCTGAACGAAATGATTTTACATGTTAAAAGTATTTTAAAATCTTTAAATTTACCTTTTCGTCTTGTCCGTTTAAGTGGTTCAGATCTTGGATTTTCTTCATCTATAACTTATGATTTCGAAGTTTATTCTATTGCACAAAAAAAATGGCTAGAAGTAAGTTCTATATCAAATTGTACTAATTTTCAATCCAATAGATTACATCTTAGATATAAAACTATTACAGGGAACATAGAATTATGTCATACACTTAATGGGAGTGCTTTAGCACTGCCAAGAATTATGGCAGCTTTATTAGAAAATAATCAAACTAAAAATCAAATTAATATTCCTAAAGTGTTGGTTCCTTATACAAAATTTGATCATATTAAGTAA
- the rsmA gene encoding 16S rRNA (adenine(1518)-N(6)/adenine(1519)-N(6))-dimethyltransferase RsmA, whose protein sequence is MHKFFFKKKFDQYFLKDRNIAKKIVNYLSFKNYNTVVEVGPGLGVLTQYLLTNPCNHVFLIEIDKELTFFLKKSFPILKNRIFHKNFLKWNPEEINLKNFAIIGNFPYNISSKILFHILKYNQYIPECIGMFQKEVAKRITSHKGKKTYGILSVLVQTFYNVKYLFTVKKKVFFPVPNVQSAVISLIRKNETIYCNKNMLFECVKVAFNQRRKKLKNSLQLFNHIQNFHKIPFLEKRAEELSVKEFIQLTKEIEIRK, encoded by the coding sequence ATGCATAAATTTTTTTTTAAAAAAAAATTTGATCAGTATTTTTTAAAAGATCGAAATATCGCCAAAAAAATTGTCAATTATCTTTCTTTTAAAAATTATAATACAGTAGTAGAAGTTGGACCGGGATTAGGCGTTTTAACTCAATATTTGTTAACTAATCCATGCAATCATGTTTTTTTAATAGAAATTGATAAAGAATTAACTTTTTTTTTAAAAAAAAGTTTTCCGATTTTAAAAAATCGAATTTTTCATAAAAACTTTTTGAAATGGAATCCGGAAGAAATTAACTTGAAAAATTTTGCTATTATTGGAAATTTTCCTTATAATATTTCTTCTAAAATATTATTTCATATCTTAAAATATAACCAATATATTCCAGAATGTATTGGTATGTTTCAAAAGGAAGTAGCAAAACGAATTACATCTCATAAAGGAAAAAAAACTTATGGAATTTTATCAGTTTTAGTTCAAACATTTTACAACGTAAAATATCTTTTTACTGTAAAAAAAAAGGTATTTTTTCCGGTTCCTAATGTACAATCTGCAGTTATTTCTTTAATAAGAAAAAATGAAACTATTTACTGTAATAAAAATATGTTGTTTGAATGTGTTAAAGTTGCTTTTAATCAAAGAAGAAAAAAGTTAAAAAATTCTTTACAATTGTTTAATCATATTCAAAATTTTCACAAAATACCATTTTTAGAAAAAAGAGCAGAAGAATTATCTGTAAAAGAATTTATTCAATTAACAAAAGAAATAGAAATTAGGAAATGA
- a CDS encoding bifunctional 5,10-methylenetetrahydrofolate dehydrogenase/5,10-methenyltetrahydrofolate cyclohydrolase, translated as MTTKLLDGILLAKEIRNEIYKIIKKEILNKNKRVPHLGIILTGNNSSSITYVNNKIKECKNIGIKYSLKHLPVNCLEEELLEEIIKMNQNPCIDGFIVQFPIGKHINQDKVILSINPKKDVDGFHPENFGKMALDMKTFFPATALGILTLLERYKIQISGKYTVIIGRSRIVGRPISLLMSRNSNLGNSTVTLTHSKTKNIEYYTQQADIIVVAVGIPGFLKGKMIKKGAIIIDVGIHNNEKKILGDVDFYSVYGKASYLTPVPGGIGPMTRVMLLKNTLIAALNNR; from the coding sequence ATGACTACTAAATTACTAGATGGAATTTTATTAGCTAAAGAAATAAGAAATGAAATATATAAAATTATAAAAAAAGAAATACTAAATAAAAACAAACGTGTCCCTCATCTTGGAATTATTTTAACAGGAAATAATAGTTCTAGTATAACATATGTTAATAACAAAATTAAAGAATGTAAAAATATAGGAATCAAATATTCTTTAAAACATTTACCTGTTAATTGTTTAGAAGAAGAATTGTTAGAAGAAATAATAAAAATGAATCAAAACCCATGTATAGATGGTTTTATTGTACAGTTCCCTATAGGAAAACATATAAATCAGGACAAAGTAATTTTATCTATCAATCCTAAAAAAGATGTGGATGGATTTCATCCTGAAAATTTTGGAAAAATGGCTTTGGATATGAAAACTTTTTTTCCTGCTACAGCATTAGGAATATTAACTCTTTTAGAAAGATATAAAATTCAAATATCAGGAAAATATACTGTTATCATTGGAAGAAGTAGAATAGTAGGAAGACCAATTAGTCTACTCATGAGTAGAAATAGTAATCTTGGAAATAGCACCGTTACATTGACACATAGTAAAACTAAAAATATAGAATATTACACTCAACAAGCTGATATTATTGTAGTAGCAGTAGGTATTCCAGGATTTCTTAAAGGAAAAATGATTAAAAAAGGAGCAATCATTATAGATGTTGGAATACACAATAATGAAAAAAAAATATTAGGAGATGTTGATTTCTATAGTGTTTATGGAAAGGCTTCTTATTTAACTCCTGTTCCAGGAGGAATAGGGCCTATGACCCGTGTTATGTTACTAAAAAATACTTTAATAGCAGCATTAAACAATAGATAA
- a CDS encoding 7-carboxy-7-deazaguanine synthase QueE, whose product MKEISYPIKESFYSIQGEGHFYGIAAYFIRFEGCNIKCDWCDTKESWNIKKKDFVPIHKIIANINNYKVKTVIITGGEPMMWDLYPLIKKLKKKEYRIHIETSGFYPIKEKYVDWITISPKKIKRPIQENYKKINELKIIISDENDFFFAEEQANYVKSKNCFLFLQPEWTNIFRIIPKIISYIKENPKWRISLQIHKMLNIP is encoded by the coding sequence ATGAAAGAAATCAGCTATCCTATCAAAGAATCATTTTATTCTATTCAAGGAGAAGGACATTTTTATGGAATAGCTGCATATTTTATTCGTTTTGAAGGATGTAATATAAAATGCGATTGGTGCGATACTAAAGAAAGTTGGAATATAAAGAAAAAAGATTTTGTTCCAATTCATAAAATTATTGCTAATATTAACAATTATAAAGTGAAAACTGTAATAATTACTGGAGGAGAACCGATGATGTGGGACTTATATCCTTTAATTAAAAAATTAAAAAAAAAAGAATATCGTATTCATATTGAAACTTCAGGTTTTTATCCTATAAAAGAAAAATATGTGGATTGGATTACAATTTCTCCTAAAAAAATAAAACGACCTATACAAGAAAATTACAAAAAAATTAACGAATTAAAAATTATTATTTCGGATGAAAATGACTTCTTTTTTGCAGAAGAACAAGCTAATTATGTTAAATCTAAAAATTGTTTTTTATTTTTACAGCCCGAATGGACTAATATTTTTAGAATTATTCCAAAAATAATTTCTTATATTAAAGAAAATCCTAAATGGAGAATTTCTCTTCAAATTCATAAAATGTTAAATATTCCTTAG